A region from the uncultured Holophaga sp. genome encodes:
- the glpX gene encoding class II fructose-bisphosphatase, producing MEQQLTGEFLHVVEQAAIACARSIGHGDRKHSDQLAVEAMRKAMEGIAMDGTIVIGEGERDEAPMLYVGEKVGRGMGHPAIDIAVDPLEGTNLCATGAPNAIAVLAASTKGGLLHAPDLYMEKLVVGPAAKGKVSLDAEVGENLQEIAKALNRKVADLTVTVLERPRHEQLISDIRKAGARIQLIGDGDLSAAISAAVSGTGIHAVMGIGGAPEGVLSAAALKCLNGEIQGRLLTDSNTASREKAEKMGVNFDRIYKTEDLAPGEHIIFAAAGVTTGNLLPGVRAFGDGIRTSSLVLNYNPRRVRFIDTVHVTSGDKVTVRF from the coding sequence ATGGAACAACAGCTGACCGGTGAATTCCTGCATGTCGTCGAACAGGCGGCCATCGCCTGTGCCCGGAGCATCGGCCACGGGGACCGCAAGCACAGCGACCAGCTGGCCGTCGAAGCCATGCGCAAGGCCATGGAAGGCATCGCCATGGACGGCACCATCGTCATCGGCGAGGGTGAGCGCGACGAGGCCCCCATGCTCTACGTGGGCGAGAAGGTGGGCCGTGGCATGGGCCACCCCGCCATCGACATCGCCGTGGATCCCCTGGAGGGCACCAATCTCTGCGCCACCGGCGCCCCCAACGCCATCGCTGTGCTGGCCGCCTCCACCAAGGGCGGCCTGCTGCACGCCCCCGACCTCTACATGGAGAAGCTGGTGGTGGGCCCTGCCGCCAAGGGCAAGGTGAGCCTGGACGCCGAAGTGGGTGAGAACCTGCAGGAGATCGCCAAGGCCCTCAACCGCAAGGTGGCCGACCTCACGGTCACCGTACTCGAGCGCCCCCGGCACGAGCAGCTCATTTCGGACATCCGCAAGGCCGGTGCCCGCATCCAGTTGATCGGCGACGGTGACCTGAGCGCCGCCATCTCCGCCGCCGTCTCCGGCACCGGCATCCATGCCGTCATGGGCATCGGCGGCGCCCCCGAGGGCGTGCTCTCCGCCGCCGCCCTCAAGTGCCTCAACGGCGAGATCCAGGGCCGCCTCCTCACCGACAGCAACACCGCCAGCCGCGAGAAGGCCGAGAAGATGGGTGTCAATTTCGACCGCATCTACAAGACCGAGGACCTGGCCCCCGGCGAGCACATCATCTTCGCCGCCGCCGGTGTCACCACGGGCAACCTCCTGCCCGGCGTGCGTGCCTTCGGCGACGGCATCCGCACCAGCAGCCTGGTGCTGAACTACAACCCCAGGCGGGTTCGCTTCATTGACACCGTCCATGTCACCAGTGGCGACAAGGTGACCGTTCGCTTCTAG
- a CDS encoding pirin family protein, with product MSTPAPKRLLEVIRQPRRHWVGDGFPVRTLFTYSRHGELLSPFLLLDYAEPSEFPPTTERKGVGEHPHRGFETVTVVYAGEVEHRDSGGGGGIIGPGDVQWMTAGSGLVHEEFHGPHYARKGGPFEMHQLWVNLPAASKGERPHYQPITAEQIPVLPIPGGQLRVLAGDHQGTRGPARTFSPLQVWDLTWDEGLPLDLRLPEGWSLGLALRRGTLKIDNHKAGPGEVAVFSLEGSTVHLEPEPGTALLLLSGQPLNEPIAGSGPFVMNTQQELVQAYDDFEAGRMGRLT from the coding sequence ATGTCCACGCCCGCCCCCAAGCGCCTTCTTGAAGTCATCCGGCAGCCCCGTCGGCACTGGGTGGGAGATGGTTTCCCGGTCCGCACCCTCTTCACCTACTCCCGCCACGGGGAGCTCCTCAGTCCCTTCCTGCTTCTGGACTATGCCGAGCCCAGCGAGTTCCCGCCCACCACCGAGCGCAAAGGGGTCGGGGAACACCCTCATCGGGGTTTCGAGACCGTGACCGTGGTCTATGCAGGTGAAGTCGAGCACCGGGACTCCGGGGGCGGTGGTGGCATCATCGGCCCAGGAGATGTCCAGTGGATGACTGCGGGCTCGGGACTGGTCCACGAGGAGTTCCACGGCCCCCACTATGCCCGGAAAGGGGGGCCCTTCGAGATGCACCAGCTCTGGGTGAACCTCCCCGCCGCCTCCAAGGGGGAGCGGCCCCACTACCAGCCCATCACGGCGGAGCAGATTCCGGTCCTGCCCATCCCCGGCGGGCAGCTGCGGGTGCTCGCTGGAGACCACCAGGGCACCCGGGGGCCGGCCCGCACCTTCAGCCCGCTCCAGGTCTGGGACCTCACCTGGGACGAAGGGCTGCCCCTGGACCTGCGCCTGCCCGAGGGCTGGAGCCTGGGACTGGCCCTGCGCAGGGGCACCCTGAAGATCGACAACCACAAGGCGGGACCGGGAGAGGTGGCGGTCTTCTCCCTGGAGGGGAGCACGGTTCACCTGGAGCCCGAGCCCGGCACCGCCCTGCTCCTCCTCAGTGGTCAGCCGCTCAACGAACCCATTGCCGGGAGCGGCCCCTTCGTCATGAACACCCAGCAGGAGCTGGTGCAGGCCTACGACGACTTTGAGGCCGGAAGGATGGGGCGCCTGACCTGA
- a CDS encoding MFS transporter: MAVAHKPSSSTPSTGTWDTRYEWKAILLLTLAFGLVGVDRFMIAPIFPLMAKELHLDYSAIGVIGGALSLAWGVSSIFMGGLSDRFGTKKVIVPAVIVFSILAGISGVATGMLSLIVIRAIIGVSEGAYTPAGIVSVLEAAKPSRQGLMLGLQQMALPFFGLALAPLFVGWLLSMGLHWRWAFALVTIPGIIIALFMAKVLRDPKPSEAALHTVNHDTSKHSFWDVFKFRNVPLNIIMFLGWEACEITFAILLPSYLTDVLKLSIPQMISVLAAFGIGATLGPILLMGLSDVVGRKPVLFVGGIGCLIMVFILRSAGASTSTLFILVLITCFFSQGLISLTALVATESVPVKLMSSASGVVIGVGEIFGGGIVPMLGGFVAKHFGLTHIFTIAMVGLVIGIVITLFTRETAPRKVAAAQAKRDLAQA; encoded by the coding sequence ATGGCAGTCGCACACAAACCCAGCAGCTCCACCCCCTCCACCGGTACCTGGGACACCCGCTACGAGTGGAAGGCCATCCTCCTCCTCACCCTCGCCTTCGGGCTCGTGGGCGTGGACCGCTTCATGATCGCGCCCATCTTCCCCCTGATGGCCAAGGAACTGCACCTCGACTACAGCGCCATCGGTGTCATCGGTGGAGCCCTTTCGCTCGCCTGGGGTGTCTCGTCCATTTTCATGGGTGGGCTCTCGGACCGCTTCGGTACCAAGAAAGTGATCGTCCCGGCTGTCATCGTCTTCTCGATCCTCGCCGGCATCAGCGGGGTCGCCACCGGTATGCTCAGTCTGATCGTCATCCGGGCCATCATCGGGGTCTCCGAGGGGGCCTACACCCCTGCTGGCATCGTCAGTGTCCTGGAGGCGGCCAAACCCTCCCGCCAGGGCCTGATGCTGGGGCTCCAGCAGATGGCGCTCCCCTTCTTCGGCCTAGCCCTGGCCCCCCTCTTCGTGGGCTGGCTCCTCTCCATGGGGCTGCACTGGCGCTGGGCCTTTGCCCTGGTGACGATCCCGGGCATCATCATCGCGCTCTTCATGGCCAAGGTGCTGCGGGATCCCAAGCCTTCCGAGGCGGCCCTGCACACCGTCAACCACGACACCTCAAAGCACAGCTTCTGGGATGTCTTCAAGTTCCGCAACGTCCCGCTGAACATCATTATGTTCCTGGGTTGGGAGGCCTGCGAGATCACCTTCGCCATCCTGCTGCCCAGCTATCTGACGGATGTGCTGAAGCTCTCCATTCCTCAGATGATCTCCGTGCTGGCCGCCTTCGGCATCGGCGCCACCTTGGGCCCCATTCTGCTCATGGGTCTCTCCGATGTGGTGGGTCGCAAGCCCGTCCTCTTCGTGGGGGGCATCGGCTGCCTCATCATGGTCTTCATCCTGAGGTCGGCTGGGGCCAGCACCAGCACCCTCTTCATCCTGGTGCTCATCACCTGCTTCTTCAGCCAGGGCCTCATCAGCCTGACTGCCCTGGTGGCCACCGAGTCCGTGCCCGTCAAGCTGATGTCCTCTGCCTCCGGGGTGGTCATCGGGGTCGGAGAGATCTTCGGCGGCGGCATTGTCCCCATGCTGGGCGGTTTCGTCGCCAAGCACTTCGGACTGACCCACATCTTCACCATTGCCATGGTCGGCTTGGTCATCGGCATCGTGATCACCCTCTTCACCCGCGAGACCGCTCCACGCAAGGTGGCGGCCGCCCAGGCCAAGCGCGACCTCGCCCAGGCCTGA
- a CDS encoding ABC transporter substrate-binding protein, whose amino-acid sequence MKIGSAVASSLAALAFVVAAGCEKKAPKEIKVGVIQSQTGFFASMGEGALYGIKAAVEDVNRLGGVKVGTERLPIRIVAVNCETDPNKAGSLAESLVLQDHVQFIVSGDEPPPMHPAVSKVCDTYKVPYVTGVGPEEPWTGMKKESPTGWKYTWAMGSFNIIEPAPKGDFRAKPGYTVMDAWLSQLGQFGSRTNKRIGLIVTDDPDGRGWYSLLLPILKEKGYTVVGAEKNMGLLPFETTDFSSVVKAWKDAGIDILWGNGPAPFLGTVLKQARAMGVKPKIMSLGRGALNYDDVNAWGGDLPLGCCIEVWWDGTMIDCPGFGTTTPQTLAEKWVKETHRPVLCTLGPGYAGVQVLADAIERAGSVDPEKVNAALTTTDLKTIRGRIKFNANQFSRGPIAFGQWFKTDKPERWELKVIHSEHAFWPVAAKPLFPIPASE is encoded by the coding sequence ATGAAGATCGGAAGTGCAGTGGCATCAAGCCTCGCCGCCCTGGCCTTCGTCGTCGCGGCGGGCTGCGAGAAGAAGGCTCCCAAGGAGATCAAGGTCGGTGTGATCCAGTCCCAGACAGGCTTCTTCGCTTCCATGGGGGAAGGGGCGCTCTACGGCATCAAGGCCGCCGTGGAGGATGTCAACAGGCTGGGGGGGGTCAAGGTGGGCACGGAGAGGCTGCCCATCCGCATCGTGGCGGTGAACTGTGAGACGGACCCCAACAAGGCCGGATCCCTGGCGGAGAGCCTGGTGCTCCAGGACCACGTCCAGTTCATCGTCAGCGGGGATGAGCCCCCGCCCATGCATCCAGCGGTTTCCAAGGTCTGTGATACCTACAAGGTCCCCTACGTCACCGGCGTGGGGCCCGAGGAACCCTGGACCGGCATGAAAAAGGAGAGCCCAACGGGCTGGAAATACACCTGGGCCATGGGCAGCTTCAATATCATCGAGCCTGCCCCCAAGGGGGACTTCCGTGCCAAGCCAGGCTACACCGTCATGGACGCCTGGCTGAGCCAACTGGGGCAATTCGGATCCCGGACCAACAAGCGGATCGGCCTCATCGTCACTGATGACCCCGATGGTCGCGGCTGGTATAGCCTGCTGCTCCCTATCCTCAAGGAGAAGGGCTACACCGTGGTGGGCGCCGAGAAGAACATGGGCCTCCTGCCCTTCGAGACCACGGACTTCAGCTCGGTGGTGAAGGCCTGGAAGGATGCGGGCATCGACATCCTCTGGGGCAACGGTCCTGCGCCCTTCCTGGGCACTGTGCTCAAGCAGGCCCGGGCCATGGGGGTGAAGCCCAAGATCATGAGCCTGGGGCGGGGGGCCCTCAATTATGACGATGTGAATGCCTGGGGCGGGGATCTGCCCCTGGGCTGCTGCATCGAGGTATGGTGGGACGGCACCATGATCGACTGTCCGGGCTTCGGCACCACCACCCCCCAGACCCTGGCGGAGAAGTGGGTGAAGGAAACCCACCGTCCCGTCCTATGCACCCTGGGCCCCGGCTATGCCGGCGTGCAGGTCCTGGCGGATGCTATCGAGCGGGCGGGCAGTGTGGATCCCGAGAAGGTGAATGCCGCCCTGACGACCACCGACCTCAAGACCATCCGGGGACGGATCAAATTCAACGCCAACCAGTTCAGCCGCGGCCCCATCGCCTTCGGACAGTGGTTCAAGACGGACAAGCCGGAGAGGTGGGAACTCAAGGTGATCCATTCCGAGCATGCCTTCTGGCCCGTGGCGGCCAAGCCTCTCTTCCCGATTCCGGCGAGCGAGTAG
- a CDS encoding cobalamin-dependent protein (Presence of a B(12) (cobalamin)-binding domain implies dependence on cobalamin itself, in one of its several forms, or in some unusual lineages, dependence on a cobalamin-like analog.): MSQTLIHAMADLEESVLMKEVKSLQEQGVPALEIIQKLQEGMNIVGKRYEEKEYYLSELIMSAEIFKEAAALIGGDLDAGDAPSHGTFVMGTIYGDIHDIGKNIVTTVMSCNGFKVIDLGVDVPTEDYLRAIREHKPQLVGISCLLTTAFDGMKECIESIGAAGLRKDLKILIGGGPCDQTTADYVGADAYCKTAQECVDYAKKFLKVD, encoded by the coding sequence ATGAGCCAGACCCTTATCCACGCCATGGCGGACCTCGAAGAGTCCGTCCTCATGAAGGAAGTGAAGTCCCTGCAGGAGCAGGGCGTGCCCGCCCTGGAGATCATCCAGAAGCTGCAGGAGGGCATGAATATCGTCGGCAAGCGCTATGAGGAGAAGGAATACTACCTCTCAGAGCTGATCATGTCGGCGGAGATCTTCAAGGAGGCCGCCGCCCTCATCGGAGGGGACCTCGACGCCGGGGATGCCCCCAGCCATGGCACCTTCGTCATGGGCACCATCTACGGCGACATCCATGACATCGGCAAGAACATTGTCACCACCGTGATGAGCTGCAACGGCTTCAAGGTCATCGACCTCGGGGTGGATGTGCCCACGGAGGACTACCTCCGGGCCATCCGGGAGCACAAGCCCCAGCTGGTGGGCATCTCCTGTCTCCTGACCACCGCCTTCGACGGCATGAAGGAATGCATCGAGTCCATCGGGGCAGCGGGGCTGCGGAAGGATCTGAAGATCCTCATCGGCGGTGGGCCCTGCGACCAGACCACGGCGGACTATGTGGGGGCGGACGCATACTGCAAGACGGCCCAGGAGTGTGTGGACTATGCCAAGAAGTTCCTGAAAGTCGATTGA
- the cutA gene encoding divalent-cation tolerance protein CutA, translating to MCTIFTTCGSEETALTIASALVDMGYAACVNIMPAVKSYYYYQGGTHLDEEVMLMIKTTRDKFEEVSQTITELHTYEVPEILMCPVEATSAPFHEWIKQAILRDDQNLA from the coding sequence GTGTGCACGATCTTCACAACATGCGGGAGCGAAGAGACGGCCTTGACGATCGCCTCCGCCTTGGTGGACATGGGCTATGCCGCCTGCGTGAACATCATGCCGGCCGTGAAGAGCTACTACTACTACCAGGGGGGGACCCACCTGGATGAAGAAGTGATGCTGATGATCAAGACCACTCGCGACAAATTCGAAGAGGTCTCCCAGACCATCACCGAACTGCACACCTACGAGGTCCCCGAGATCCTGATGTGCCCCGTGGAGGCGACCTCCGCTCCATTCCACGAGTGGATCAAACAGGCCATTCTGCGGGACGATCAGAACCTGGCTTAG
- the hydE gene encoding [FeFe] hydrogenase H-cluster radical SAM maturase HydE — protein sequence MSDTLGPLLHKSSFTRENLVRLLGLSSPRDTARLRARANEVLNAHLGPAVYYRGIIELSNVCALDCHYCGIRAGNAELERYTLSDEDILEAAQWCAQEGYGSVVLQAGERQDAAFVDWIEQLIGRIHRETILPELPEGLGITLSLGEQSLDTYRRWYAAGAHRYLLRIETTNPGLFARIHPADQTLASRLQALQDLDTAGYLVGTGVMIGIPGQTLEMLAEDILFFRDRPIDMIGMGPWLPHEASPMKDWEGAPEPEARLQLAFNMIAAVRLACPQVNIAASTALQAMVPDGRERGLTYGANVTMPNLTPVGVRGDYRLYEGKPCTDEAKEACRGCLLDRVRSIGREVAFNQWGDAPGRPTRSDVATS from the coding sequence TTGAGCGATACCCTCGGCCCCCTGCTCCACAAGTCCAGCTTCACCCGGGAGAATCTGGTGCGGCTCCTGGGCCTCAGCTCCCCCCGGGACACCGCCCGCCTGCGGGCCCGGGCCAACGAGGTGCTCAACGCTCACCTGGGGCCTGCGGTCTACTACCGGGGCATCATCGAGCTCTCCAATGTCTGCGCCCTGGACTGCCACTACTGCGGCATCAGGGCCGGGAACGCCGAGCTGGAGCGCTACACCCTCAGCGACGAGGACATCCTGGAAGCAGCCCAGTGGTGCGCCCAGGAGGGCTACGGCTCCGTGGTGCTCCAGGCGGGGGAGCGCCAGGACGCCGCCTTCGTGGACTGGATCGAGCAGCTCATCGGCCGCATCCACCGGGAGACCATCCTGCCGGAGCTGCCCGAGGGCCTGGGCATCACCCTCTCCCTGGGAGAGCAGAGCCTGGACACCTACCGCCGCTGGTATGCCGCCGGAGCCCATCGCTACCTGCTGCGCATCGAGACCACGAACCCGGGGCTCTTCGCCCGCATCCACCCGGCGGACCAGACCCTGGCGAGCCGCCTGCAGGCGCTCCAGGACCTGGATACGGCGGGCTATCTGGTGGGCACCGGGGTCATGATCGGCATCCCCGGGCAGACCCTGGAGATGCTGGCCGAGGACATCCTCTTCTTCCGGGACCGGCCCATCGACATGATCGGAATGGGTCCCTGGCTGCCCCACGAAGCCTCCCCCATGAAGGACTGGGAGGGCGCGCCTGAGCCTGAAGCCCGGCTGCAGCTGGCCTTCAACATGATTGCCGCCGTGCGCCTGGCCTGCCCCCAGGTCAACATCGCCGCCAGCACGGCCCTGCAGGCCATGGTGCCGGATGGGCGGGAGCGGGGCCTCACCTACGGGGCCAACGTCACCATGCCCAACCTCACCCCCGTGGGCGTCCGCGGCGACTACCGCCTCTACGAGGGCAAGCCCTGCACCGACGAAGCCAAGGAGGCCTGCAGAGGCTGCCTCCTGGATCGAGTGCGGTCCATCGGCCGGGAGGTGGCCTTCAACCAGTGGGGCGACGCACCCGGGAGACCCACCCGCTCCGATGTCGCAACCAGCTGA
- a CDS encoding cyclic nucleotide-binding domain-containing protein — MADSSFIDQSKLRVPEGETVFRKGDMAQQMYIILSGKVRLYVGPDAIGDWSEELGKGDFFGEGSLLEAIARPNTAVAIEDTELITISRGTFLRMIRQNPEVSVKMMQRLAQRNRDLASKVEDPGRSQRMRIQAPTACLVSVISGKKFCINAHGALVGRYDPNTGIHPDIDLTEEDPQLSVSRRHARVLCEHGRYFLVEEHGVANGTYIKGERLVLGDARELKPGDRVGFGMVVLFFERGG; from the coding sequence ATGGCCGATTCCTCCTTCATTGATCAGAGCAAGCTCCGGGTTCCGGAGGGAGAGACCGTCTTCCGCAAGGGCGATATGGCCCAGCAGATGTACATCATCCTCTCCGGCAAGGTGCGGCTCTACGTGGGCCCGGATGCCATCGGGGACTGGTCCGAGGAGCTGGGGAAGGGGGACTTCTTCGGCGAGGGCAGCCTCCTGGAGGCCATCGCCCGTCCCAATACGGCTGTGGCCATTGAGGATACAGAGCTCATCACCATCAGCCGGGGCACCTTTCTCCGCATGATTCGCCAGAACCCCGAGGTCTCGGTGAAGATGATGCAGCGCCTGGCCCAGAGGAATCGTGACCTGGCCTCCAAGGTGGAGGATCCCGGACGCAGCCAGCGGATGCGGATCCAGGCCCCCACGGCCTGTCTGGTCTCGGTCATCTCAGGCAAGAAGTTCTGCATCAATGCGCATGGTGCCCTGGTGGGGCGCTACGACCCCAACACCGGCATCCATCCCGACATCGACCTCACCGAGGAGGATCCCCAGCTGAGTGTCAGCCGGCGGCACGCACGGGTGCTCTGCGAACACGGGCGCTACTTCCTGGTGGAAGAGCATGGCGTGGCCAATGGCACCTACATCAAGGGTGAGCGGCTGGTCCTGGGGGACGCCCGTGAGCTCAAGCCCGGGGACCGGGTGGGCTTCGGCATGGTGGTGCTCTTCTTTGAGCGCGGCGGCTGA
- a CDS encoding uroporphyrinogen decarboxylase family protein, whose amino-acid sequence MKTNAELYQERLGRIRAAVALEKPDRVPVIPVGNSFCANHLGVKPADFALDVELAQRTMLSSFTSLGEVDGIQQPVFSPYLLSFQWLSRVQIPGIDLPENVPWQVHEAELMTPEDYDTIISRGYTYFFEDFLMNRLDNMLAKVGPVFGYTPTAIQKAREAGVVTLSPVVLCSPFEVFCGARSMPKFMTDMRRMPEKVQEAMDIAQAQILEDSRKALRAAGCVGAWVGGWRAASEFLNPKLWDRFAWPYFKQLVEMTVEEGVLPVLHMDSNWERDLERFRELPKAKCLFSGDHATDIFKIKEVLGDHMAIMGDVPAGMLALGTPDQVHAYCRKLIEGIGPAGFVLSSGCDAPYNAKPENVAAMIASVKG is encoded by the coding sequence ATGAAGACCAACGCAGAGCTCTACCAGGAAAGGCTGGGCCGCATCCGTGCGGCCGTCGCCCTCGAGAAACCGGATCGGGTGCCCGTGATTCCGGTCGGCAATTCCTTTTGTGCCAACCACCTCGGGGTCAAGCCCGCGGACTTCGCCCTGGATGTTGAGTTGGCCCAGCGCACCATGCTCAGCTCCTTCACCAGCCTGGGGGAGGTGGACGGCATCCAGCAGCCCGTGTTCTCGCCCTATCTCCTGAGCTTCCAGTGGCTCTCCCGGGTCCAGATCCCCGGCATCGACCTGCCCGAGAATGTGCCCTGGCAGGTCCACGAGGCCGAGCTGATGACCCCTGAGGACTACGACACCATCATCAGCAGGGGCTACACCTACTTCTTCGAAGACTTCCTGATGAACCGCCTGGACAACATGCTGGCCAAGGTGGGTCCTGTCTTCGGCTACACCCCCACGGCGATCCAGAAGGCCCGCGAGGCCGGTGTGGTCACCCTCTCCCCGGTGGTGCTCTGCTCCCCCTTCGAGGTCTTCTGCGGGGCCCGCTCCATGCCCAAGTTCATGACGGACATGCGCCGCATGCCCGAGAAGGTCCAGGAGGCCATGGACATCGCCCAGGCGCAGATCCTGGAGGACTCCCGAAAGGCCCTGAGGGCTGCGGGCTGCGTGGGGGCCTGGGTCGGTGGCTGGCGTGCCGCCAGCGAGTTCCTGAACCCGAAGCTCTGGGACCGTTTTGCCTGGCCCTACTTCAAGCAGCTGGTGGAGATGACCGTGGAAGAGGGCGTCCTGCCCGTGCTGCACATGGACTCCAACTGGGAGCGGGACCTGGAGCGCTTCCGGGAGCTGCCCAAGGCGAAGTGTCTCTTCTCGGGGGACCACGCCACCGACATCTTCAAGATCAAGGAGGTCCTTGGGGACCACATGGCCATCATGGGCGACGTGCCTGCCGGCATGCTGGCCTTGGGGACCCCGGATCAGGTCCACGCCTACTGCCGCAAGCTCATCGAGGGGATCGGGCCCGCCGGCTTCGTGCTCTCCTCCGGCTGCGATGCCCCCTACAACGCCAAGCCTGAGAACGTCGCGGCGATGATCGCCTCCGTCAAGGGCTGA
- a CDS encoding TetR-like C-terminal domain-containing protein yields the protein MSGNAKRRIRDAFLGLYAKRGLKRMNIKMLCLAIPIARTTFYAHYESLEDVLAEIEDDLIGEMYRLNVGFKACDLRALADGQSLECFNATLVLIKEQAPLYRTLLGSQAEPSFAGKWKKIIKYHFLEKYRKDLPDFRYMELVTEQIACSILGAYRYWVFEEEGIAPEVMADLCCRRICLDFVEAHRPRSPTVMGQPESRASRVAHL from the coding sequence ATGTCTGGAAATGCCAAGAGACGGATCAGGGACGCCTTTCTGGGCCTCTATGCCAAGCGGGGGCTAAAGCGGATGAACATCAAGATGCTCTGCCTGGCCATCCCCATCGCCCGGACGACCTTCTATGCCCACTACGAGAGCCTGGAGGACGTGCTTGCGGAGATCGAGGATGATCTCATCGGCGAGATGTACCGGCTGAATGTGGGTTTCAAGGCCTGTGATCTCAGGGCGCTGGCCGATGGACAGTCCCTGGAATGCTTCAATGCGACCCTGGTCCTCATCAAGGAGCAAGCCCCGCTCTACCGTACCCTCCTGGGCAGCCAGGCTGAGCCCAGCTTTGCGGGCAAGTGGAAAAAGATCATCAAGTACCACTTCCTGGAGAAGTATCGGAAAGACCTGCCCGACTTCCGGTATATGGAACTGGTCACGGAGCAGATCGCCTGCTCCATTCTGGGGGCCTATCGGTATTGGGTCTTCGAGGAGGAGGGGATCGCTCCGGAGGTCATGGCTGATCTCTGTTGCCGGAGGATCTGCCTGGACTTCGTGGAGGCCCACCGCCCCAGGTCCCCCACGGTGATGGGCCAACCGGAAAGTCGGGCTTCCCGGGTGGCCCATCTCTGA
- a CDS encoding uroporphyrinogen decarboxylase family protein gives MTTSAERCAEKLARVRKVVALEKVDRVPVAALATSFCANHVGVKMSEFCVQPELMTRTMIKSFGLLGDIDAIQQPTFSAHVLSLAWLSKVKIPGRDMAEDQPWQVAEAELMTLADYDTIIEKGYNAFFGEYQASRLDNLMPKLVPMFEWMPGAIKLWEDSGTPVLSPFQANMPYEYFCGGRTMPRFMRDLFSMPDKVQEAMDAAMPDLVETARQTARGLKPFGAWVGGWRSASEFINPKTWKRFVWPYMKKMADTLLEEGVTPIFHLDSNWERDLEHFLEMPKGKCILSPDHATDIFAIKRILGGHMAIMGDVPAALFALGTPDKVRDYCKRLLGEIGPEGLILSSGCDIPFNGKPENVAAMIESVHR, from the coding sequence ATGACGACAAGTGCAGAACGCTGTGCGGAGAAGCTGGCGCGGGTCCGGAAGGTCGTGGCTCTCGAGAAGGTGGACCGGGTGCCGGTGGCGGCCCTGGCCACCTCCTTCTGCGCCAACCATGTCGGGGTGAAGATGTCGGAGTTCTGCGTCCAACCCGAGCTTATGACCCGCACCATGATCAAGTCCTTCGGGCTCCTGGGGGATATCGACGCCATCCAGCAGCCGACATTCTCGGCCCACGTGCTGAGTCTCGCCTGGCTTTCGAAGGTCAAGATCCCGGGCCGGGATATGGCGGAGGACCAGCCCTGGCAGGTAGCCGAGGCCGAACTCATGACCCTGGCGGACTACGACACCATCATCGAGAAGGGCTACAACGCCTTCTTTGGGGAGTACCAGGCCAGTCGCCTGGATAACCTCATGCCCAAGCTGGTGCCCATGTTCGAATGGATGCCAGGAGCCATCAAGCTCTGGGAGGACTCGGGCACACCGGTCCTTTCGCCCTTCCAGGCCAACATGCCCTACGAGTACTTCTGCGGGGGGCGCACCATGCCCCGCTTCATGCGGGATCTCTTCTCCATGCCCGACAAGGTACAGGAGGCCATGGACGCGGCCATGCCGGATCTGGTGGAGACGGCCCGTCAGACCGCGCGCGGCTTGAAGCCCTTCGGGGCCTGGGTGGGGGGATGGCGTTCCGCCTCGGAGTTCATCAATCCGAAGACCTGGAAGCGCTTCGTGTGGCCCTATATGAAGAAGATGGCCGACACCCTGCTGGAGGAGGGGGTGACCCCTATCTTCCACCTCGACTCCAACTGGGAGCGGGATCTGGAGCACTTCCTGGAGATGCCCAAGGGGAAGTGCATCCTCTCCCCGGACCACGCCACCGACATCTTCGCCATCAAGCGGATCCTGGGGGGCCACATGGCCATCATGGGTGATGTGCCCGCCGCCCTCTTCGCCCTGGGCACCCCGGACAAGGTGCGGGACTACTGCAAGCGGCTCCTGGGTGAGATCGGCCCCGAGGGCCTGATCCTCTCCTCGGGCTGCGATATCCCCTTCAACGGCAAGCCCGAGAATGTGGCGGCCATGATCGAGAGCGTGCACCGGTAG